A window of Caldalkalibacillus uzonensis contains these coding sequences:
- a CDS encoding nucleotidyltransferase family protein — translation MLSAVFLGRFFAIIITKKIVVGVKGVIMMSLDKNIEYRLQLIKPILQEKYNVRKIGVFGSFARGEQTGKSDIDILVEFSKPIGLDFVELKNFLEKTLGKKVDLVTVNALKPQLKEVILSEVIYQ, via the coding sequence GTGTTATCAGCGGTCTTTTTAGGCCGCTTTTTTGCTATAATAATTACAAAGAAAATAGTGGTGGGTGTGAAAGGTGTGATCATGATGTCTCTTGATAAAAACATTGAATATCGGCTCCAGTTAATCAAACCCATTCTCCAGGAAAAGTACAATGTAAGAAAAATTGGTGTTTTTGGATCATTTGCACGTGGAGAACAAACGGGGAAGAGTGATATTGACATACTGGTTGAATTTTCAAAACCGATTGGCCTGGATTTTGTTGAGCTTAAAAACTTTCTGGAAAAAACATTAGGCAAGAAAGTAGATCTTGTAACAGTTAATGCACTAAAACCACAATTAAAGGAAGTGATTTTAAGCGAGGTCATTTATCAATGA